The Cellulomonas sp. P24 genome contains a region encoding:
- a CDS encoding ABC transporter substrate-binding protein yields the protein MKRPTRALIGLIGAATALSLAACSSGGSGGTSTSAGPTTLVFWHYEGADSAMNQSWQTAITQFEADNPGVTVKVENQTFEQLQKNAKIVLAGKDVPDVMEYNKGNGTAGQLASQGLLTDLTADAKTYGWDTTLPSSLQTTAKYDANGLMGSGNWYGVPTYGEYVTVYYNKDMFEQNGITVPTTMAELKTAMDAFVAKGITPIATAGAEYPASQLWYELVLSHADRTFVDNFQLFKNDVSWTSGPLMEGTQDFADWVAKGYVAKDSSGLKAEDMGTAFIAGKYPIMVSGSWWFGRLNTEVKFNMGQMLFPGNKLNAGSSGNLLVIPTNSTHKELAAKFINTALGAKAQAVMADKGGLPVAADTSSITDPQTKLLTDNWNQVVKDDGLSFYPDWPVAGFYDQVVSFGQTIINGSKSPADALAALGTYYESGKKDITGK from the coding sequence ATGAAGAGACCCACCCGCGCGCTGATCGGTCTGATCGGTGCCGCAACCGCGCTGTCCCTGGCCGCCTGCTCGTCAGGCGGATCCGGCGGCACCAGCACCAGTGCCGGTCCCACGACGCTCGTGTTCTGGCACTACGAGGGCGCCGACTCGGCGATGAACCAGTCGTGGCAGACCGCCATCACCCAGTTCGAGGCCGACAACCCCGGCGTCACGGTCAAGGTCGAGAACCAGACCTTCGAGCAGCTGCAGAAGAACGCCAAGATCGTGCTCGCCGGCAAGGACGTGCCGGACGTCATGGAGTACAACAAGGGCAACGGCACCGCCGGCCAGCTCGCCTCCCAGGGCCTGCTCACGGACCTGACTGCTGACGCCAAGACCTACGGGTGGGACACCACGCTGCCGTCGTCGCTGCAGACCACGGCCAAGTACGACGCGAACGGGCTCATGGGCTCGGGCAACTGGTACGGCGTCCCGACCTACGGCGAGTACGTGACCGTCTACTACAACAAGGACATGTTCGAGCAGAACGGCATCACCGTTCCGACGACCATGGCCGAGCTCAAGACCGCGATGGACGCGTTCGTCGCCAAGGGCATCACCCCGATCGCCACCGCAGGCGCCGAGTACCCGGCCAGCCAGCTCTGGTACGAGCTCGTGCTCTCGCACGCCGACCGGACGTTCGTGGACAACTTCCAGCTGTTCAAGAACGACGTCTCGTGGACCTCCGGGCCGCTGATGGAGGGCACCCAGGACTTCGCCGACTGGGTCGCCAAGGGCTACGTCGCCAAGGACTCCTCGGGCCTCAAGGCGGAGGACATGGGCACCGCGTTCATCGCCGGCAAGTACCCGATCATGGTCTCCGGCTCGTGGTGGTTCGGCCGTCTGAACACCGAGGTCAAGTTCAACATGGGCCAGATGCTGTTCCCGGGCAACAAGCTCAACGCGGGCTCGTCGGGCAACCTCCTGGTCATCCCGACCAACTCGACGCACAAGGAGCTGGCCGCGAAGTTCATCAACACGGCCCTCGGCGCGAAGGCGCAGGCCGTGATGGCAGACAAGGGTGGCCTCCCGGTCGCAGCCGACACCAGCTCGATCACCGACCCGCAGACCAAGCTGCTCACGGACAACTGGAACCAGGTCGTGAAGGACGACGGTCTCTCCTTCTACCCGGACTGGCCGGTCGCCGGCTTCTACGACCAGGTCGTGTCGTTCGGACAGACGATCATCAACGGCTCCAAGTCGCCGGCCGACGCTCTGGCGGCGCTCGGCACGTACTACGAGTCCGGCAAGAAGGACATCACCGGTAAGTGA
- a CDS encoding carbohydrate ABC transporter permease, with amino-acid sequence MAVQTVAPHRRRSRRVYWLYLIPGAVALTVIILIPFGLNLWYSLHKWKGGLAPQIWIGLDNYKALLHDTAFWSSFQNSLWMILAMVVLPTLIGLVLAAVLFDYIGKNVGARTASFLRATYYLPQILPVAVAGIVWNWIFNAETGALNEILRGLGVTDPPNWLGDPHLALPAVMLVLVWIQIGYPTVIFMSALQRVDPELYEAAELDGAGWFRRFRAITIPQIKPETFVITLTCTIAALKVFAPIYVLTRGGPESSTLVPSYYSFLNFFDKSKVGYGAAVATVLTLVIVAVALIIQLLQARSERRDEEGV; translated from the coding sequence ATGGCGGTGCAGACCGTCGCGCCCCACCGCCGCCGATCTCGGCGCGTGTACTGGCTCTATCTCATCCCCGGCGCCGTGGCGCTCACCGTCATCATCCTCATCCCGTTCGGCCTGAACCTCTGGTACTCGCTGCACAAGTGGAAGGGCGGCCTGGCACCGCAGATCTGGATTGGGCTCGACAACTACAAGGCTCTCCTGCACGACACCGCGTTCTGGAGCTCGTTCCAGAACTCGCTGTGGATGATCCTCGCGATGGTGGTGCTCCCGACGCTGATCGGTCTGGTGCTCGCCGCCGTCCTGTTCGACTACATCGGCAAGAACGTCGGGGCCCGCACCGCGAGCTTCCTGCGGGCCACCTACTACCTGCCGCAGATCCTGCCCGTCGCCGTCGCCGGCATCGTCTGGAACTGGATCTTCAACGCCGAGACCGGTGCCCTGAACGAGATCCTGCGCGGCCTCGGCGTGACCGACCCGCCGAACTGGCTGGGCGACCCCCACCTCGCGCTGCCCGCCGTCATGCTCGTCCTGGTCTGGATCCAGATCGGCTACCCGACGGTGATCTTCATGTCCGCGCTCCAGCGCGTCGACCCCGAGCTGTACGAGGCCGCCGAGCTCGACGGCGCCGGCTGGTTCCGCCGGTTCCGGGCGATCACCATCCCGCAGATCAAGCCCGAGACCTTCGTCATCACGCTGACCTGCACGATCGCCGCGCTGAAGGTGTTCGCGCCGATCTACGTGCTGACCCGTGGCGGCCCCGAGAGCTCGACGCTGGTGCCGTCGTACTACTCGTTCCTCAACTTCTTCGACAAGTCCAAGGTCGGCTACGGCGCCGCGGTGGCGACGGTGCTCACCCTCGTGATCGTCGCGGTGGCCCTGATCATCCAGCTGCTGCAGGCGCGCTCCGAACGGCGCGACGAGGAAGGCGTCTGA
- a CDS encoding carbohydrate ABC transporter permease, giving the protein MTTTLTRTVATPTVTHKNDRHHRGTLRWFILAGAVVVAVLMLAPFVLMVMNAFKDPAQYSTGGPLALPTSLYTDGLVKFWNAVDFPVKLWNSIWTSAAVAVAGTALSLLTAFAIGIGRVRGRMWIVMIFLLANMLPQEVLLYPLYTMAQKVGLNNSGWSIVIIFTVIQSAFGTYLLASVLGTFPRALLEAAALDGANSWTVLWKVVFPIVRPTLSVLMIFFFIWTWNEFFIPLVMLTTPESQTVPIALASLQGDRMLDVPTLNAGALVSLVPTLIFFLIFQRTLTRGVTAGAVK; this is encoded by the coding sequence ATGACGACGACACTCACCCGCACGGTCGCCACCCCGACCGTCACGCACAAGAACGACCGGCACCACCGGGGCACGCTCCGCTGGTTCATCCTCGCCGGCGCGGTCGTCGTCGCGGTGCTCATGCTCGCGCCGTTCGTCCTCATGGTGATGAACGCCTTCAAGGACCCCGCGCAGTACTCGACCGGTGGCCCCCTCGCGCTGCCGACCTCGCTGTACACCGACGGCCTCGTCAAGTTCTGGAACGCCGTCGACTTCCCGGTGAAGCTGTGGAACTCGATCTGGACCTCGGCCGCCGTCGCCGTCGCCGGCACCGCGCTGTCCCTGCTCACCGCGTTCGCGATCGGCATCGGCCGGGTACGCGGGCGGATGTGGATCGTCATGATCTTCCTGCTGGCGAACATGCTGCCCCAGGAGGTCCTGCTCTACCCGCTCTACACGATGGCTCAGAAGGTCGGCCTCAACAACTCCGGCTGGTCGATCGTCATCATCTTCACCGTCATCCAGTCCGCGTTCGGCACCTACCTCCTCGCCTCGGTGCTCGGCACGTTCCCACGCGCCCTGCTCGAAGCCGCCGCGCTCGACGGCGCGAACTCCTGGACGGTGCTCTGGAAGGTCGTGTTCCCGATCGTGCGACCGACGCTGTCGGTGCTGATGATCTTCTTCTTCATCTGGACGTGGAACGAGTTCTTCATCCCGCTGGTCATGCTGACGACCCCGGAGTCGCAGACCGTGCCGATCGCCCTCGCCTCCCTCCAGGGCGACCGGATGCTCGACGTCCCCACCCTCAACGCCGGAGCGCTCGTCTCCCTCGTCCCCACCCTCATCTTCTTCCTCATCTTCCAGCGCACGCTCACCCGCGGGGTGACCGCGGGCGCCGTGAAATAG
- the yicI gene encoding alpha-xylosidase: MKFSDGYWQLPDGYTVLRATEVRDIVADPRAGTLTVFATTHRIRGRGDTLNAPLLTVTYSSPAPGVVRTRISHHDGGLPPHPQFALIGDTGFTPTVQATDEGGRLTTGDLEVSVRRGFGWHVEYRSAGRLLTASTSRSVAAVTDDAGHAYVHEQLTITPGELVYGLGERFGPVVKNGQSVDIWNLDGGTSSEQAYKNVPFFLSSRGYGVLVDHPGKVSFEIGSEAVERTQFSVPGEVLEYLVFDGPTAKDVLRRYTALTGRAPRVPAWSFGLWLTTSFTTSYDEATVTSFVDGMAERDLPLSVFHFDCFWMREFHWTDFVWDPATFPEPQAMLTRLKAKGLHISVWINPYIAQRSRLFTEGKERGYLLRRTDGSIWQTDLWQAGMALVDFTNPDACDWYTGYLRELLATGVDCFKTDFGERIPSEGVVYHDGSDPERMHNYYTHLYNQSVFDTLVDVRGEGEAVLFARSATAGGQTMPVHWGGDNDSTFASMAETLRGGLSLGLSGFGFWSHDIGGFEGTPDPLVFKRWLAFGLLSSHSRLHGSGSVRVPWAFDDEAVEITRRFTHLKYRLMPYLAATAEAAHTDGLPVLRHLLLEFGDDRSALNADTQYMLGDSVLVAPVLDADGHVDVYVPDGVWTSLLDGSTVTGPRWVHQVHSTGSLPVLVRPGSVLPWGNQTSRPDYDWADGVTLRAFELADGDRREVVVPAADGGDGTRFVVERAGERLVATGPASTWRLQSGDVVVDAVDGHAELTLA, translated from the coding sequence ATGAAGTTCTCCGACGGCTACTGGCAGCTACCCGACGGCTACACCGTCCTGCGTGCCACCGAGGTCCGCGACATCGTGGCGGACCCCCGAGCCGGAACCCTCACCGTGTTCGCGACGACCCACCGGATCCGCGGACGCGGCGACACCCTCAACGCCCCGCTGCTCACCGTGACGTACTCCTCCCCCGCCCCTGGCGTCGTGCGGACGCGGATCTCCCACCACGACGGCGGCCTCCCGCCGCACCCGCAGTTCGCACTGATCGGAGACACCGGCTTCACCCCGACCGTGCAGGCCACCGACGAGGGCGGGAGACTCACGACCGGCGACCTCGAGGTGAGCGTCCGGCGCGGGTTCGGCTGGCACGTGGAGTACCGGTCCGCGGGGCGGTTGCTCACCGCGAGCACGTCGCGGTCCGTCGCGGCCGTCACCGACGACGCCGGGCACGCGTACGTGCACGAGCAGTTGACCATCACCCCCGGCGAGCTCGTCTACGGTCTCGGCGAGCGGTTCGGCCCCGTGGTCAAGAACGGCCAGAGCGTCGACATCTGGAACCTGGACGGCGGGACATCCAGCGAGCAGGCGTACAAGAACGTGCCGTTCTTCCTCAGCTCGCGCGGGTACGGCGTCCTCGTGGACCACCCCGGCAAGGTGTCCTTCGAGATCGGTTCGGAGGCCGTCGAGCGGACCCAGTTCTCCGTCCCCGGAGAGGTCCTCGAGTACCTGGTGTTCGACGGCCCGACCGCGAAGGACGTCCTGCGCCGCTACACAGCCCTCACCGGTCGCGCTCCCCGCGTTCCCGCGTGGTCGTTCGGCCTGTGGCTGACCACGTCGTTCACGACGTCCTACGACGAGGCGACGGTCACGTCGTTCGTCGACGGCATGGCGGAGCGGGACCTGCCCCTCTCGGTGTTCCACTTCGACTGCTTCTGGATGCGGGAGTTCCACTGGACCGACTTCGTCTGGGATCCCGCGACCTTCCCCGAGCCGCAGGCCATGCTCACGCGACTCAAGGCGAAGGGTCTCCACATCTCGGTGTGGATCAACCCGTACATCGCTCAGCGCTCGCGTCTGTTCACCGAGGGCAAGGAGCGCGGGTACCTGCTCCGTCGCACCGACGGCTCGATCTGGCAGACCGACCTCTGGCAGGCGGGCATGGCACTCGTCGACTTCACGAACCCCGACGCGTGCGACTGGTACACCGGTTACCTGCGCGAGCTCCTCGCTACCGGCGTCGACTGCTTCAAGACCGACTTCGGTGAGCGCATCCCCTCCGAGGGCGTCGTCTACCACGACGGCTCCGACCCGGAACGGATGCACAACTACTACACGCACCTGTACAACCAGTCCGTCTTCGACACCCTCGTCGACGTGCGCGGCGAAGGTGAGGCCGTGCTGTTCGCCCGGTCGGCGACGGCCGGCGGGCAGACGATGCCGGTGCACTGGGGCGGCGACAACGACTCGACGTTCGCCTCCATGGCGGAGACCCTCCGTGGCGGACTGTCGCTCGGGCTCTCAGGGTTCGGCTTCTGGAGCCACGACATCGGCGGCTTCGAGGGCACTCCGGACCCGTTGGTGTTCAAGCGGTGGCTGGCGTTCGGGCTGCTCTCGTCGCACTCGCGTCTGCACGGCTCCGGCTCGGTCCGCGTCCCCTGGGCGTTCGACGACGAGGCGGTGGAGATCACACGCCGGTTCACCCACCTGAAGTACCGCCTCATGCCGTACCTCGCCGCCACCGCAGAGGCCGCGCACACCGACGGCCTGCCCGTCCTGCGACACCTGCTCCTCGAGTTCGGCGACGACCGCTCGGCGCTCAACGCCGACACCCAGTACATGCTCGGCGACAGCGTGCTCGTGGCTCCCGTGCTCGACGCCGACGGGCACGTCGACGTGTACGTCCCCGACGGGGTGTGGACGTCGCTGCTCGACGGCTCGACGGTCACCGGCCCGCGGTGGGTGCACCAGGTCCACTCCACCGGTTCGCTGCCCGTCCTGGTCCGCCCCGGAAGCGTGCTCCCCTGGGGCAACCAGACCTCACGTCCGGACTACGACTGGGCCGACGGGGTCACGCTGCGTGCCTTCGAGCTCGCGGACGGCGACCGGCGCGAGGTCGTCGTGCCCGCGGCCGACGGCGGCGACGGGACCCGGTTCGTCGTCGAGCGCGCCGGCGAGCGGCTCGTCGCCACCGGGCCGGCCAGCACTTGGCGCCTGCAGAGCGGAGACGTCGTGGTCGACGCCGTCGACGGGCACGCGGAGCTCACCCTGGCCTGA
- a CDS encoding alpha/beta hydrolase has translation MTRWEPDPLGAHWQQTTLDLGADDEGAVVATVVRAVPDGTAVADRPAVLYVHGFNDYFFQTHLGEALRAHGYELYALDLRKCGRSLRPWQTPHSCTDLLDYVPELTAAAALVRGELGHRRLVLMGHSTGGLLASLWAHSLRETDVLDALVLNSPWFDLNARWFQRVVATRVLDVAGPLDPKRVLADGPSEYSYRLHVAHGGVWDYDLTLKPPEGFPVRAGWLRAVRRGQARLARGLDIGVPVLVCSSASSGPNTAANPDLDRQDTILDVRQIATRSALLGPDVTLVRIPDGVHDLSLSAPAPRALYLETVTRWLEARVPGPEPGQADRAV, from the coding sequence GTGACCCGGTGGGAACCGGACCCGCTCGGCGCCCACTGGCAGCAGACGACTCTCGACCTCGGTGCGGACGACGAAGGGGCGGTCGTGGCGACCGTCGTGCGGGCCGTCCCGGACGGCACCGCGGTGGCCGACCGCCCGGCGGTGCTCTACGTGCACGGGTTCAACGACTACTTCTTCCAGACCCACCTGGGTGAGGCCCTGCGGGCCCACGGGTACGAGCTCTACGCGCTCGACCTGCGCAAGTGCGGCCGTTCGCTGCGCCCGTGGCAGACGCCGCACTCGTGCACGGACCTCCTGGACTACGTCCCGGAGCTGACAGCAGCGGCGGCACTTGTCCGCGGTGAGCTCGGGCATCGTCGCCTGGTCCTCATGGGGCACTCGACGGGCGGGCTCCTCGCGAGCCTGTGGGCGCACAGCCTGCGGGAGACGGACGTCCTGGATGCGCTGGTGCTCAACAGCCCGTGGTTCGACCTCAACGCCCGGTGGTTCCAGCGGGTGGTGGCGACCCGGGTGCTCGACGTCGCGGGGCCTCTCGACCCGAAGCGCGTCCTCGCGGACGGTCCCTCCGAGTACTCGTACCGGCTGCACGTCGCCCACGGCGGTGTCTGGGACTACGACCTCACGCTCAAACCGCCGGAAGGCTTCCCGGTTCGGGCGGGGTGGTTGCGCGCGGTCCGACGAGGCCAGGCCCGGCTGGCCCGCGGTCTGGACATCGGCGTTCCCGTCCTGGTCTGCTCATCGGCGAGCAGCGGTCCGAACACCGCGGCGAACCCCGACCTCGACCGCCAGGACACGATCCTGGACGTACGCCAGATCGCGACGCGCTCCGCGCTCCTCGGACCTGACGTGACCCTCGTGCGGATCCCGGACGGGGTGCACGACCTCAGCCTCTCGGCCCCTGCACCGCGGGCGCTGTACCTCGAGACGGTGACGCGCTGGCTCGAGGCGCGTGTTCCCGGGCCGGAGCCGGGACAGGCGGACCGGGCGGTGTGA
- a CDS encoding MFS transporter, whose protein sequence is MTAIEPLATTRPTATGDVPRSRVLAWALWDWGSAAFNAVITTFVFTRWLTSKAFVDQGTVDAAALDVTGHGAATTALDAVLAQHSAWLGWGLTASGVLIAVLAPVTGARADDTGRRKRWLGVHTAITVLICAAMFLVTPDPTSLTQNLLLGIFLLAAGTIFYELAAVNYNAMLAQVSTPRTVGRISGLGWGAGYIGGIVLLLVLFVGFINPTVGWFGVTGAHGLDIRVAVLVAAVWFGLFALPVLIAVPEVTPSGRGTRLGLVGSYRRLGHDVAALWRGQRDTLRFLVASAVYRDGLAGVFTFGAVIASGTFGFSASGVIMFAIAANVVAGLATFVAGYLDDKVGPKAIIVTSLVGLVVSGVCVFVLHDGGQRVFWVFGLLLCLFVGPAQSSSRTLLARTIPAGRESEVFGMYATTGRAAAFMAPLAFSTAIALSGAQYWGIIGIMVVILLGLVLVLPVRSGGRRGTDVPA, encoded by the coding sequence GTGACCGCCATCGAGCCCCTCGCGACGACACGGCCGACCGCGACGGGTGACGTCCCCCGTTCCCGAGTGCTCGCGTGGGCGCTGTGGGACTGGGGCTCGGCGGCGTTCAACGCGGTCATCACGACCTTCGTGTTCACCCGGTGGCTCACCAGCAAGGCGTTCGTCGACCAGGGCACGGTGGACGCCGCGGCCCTCGACGTCACCGGGCACGGCGCGGCCACGACGGCGCTCGATGCCGTTCTCGCGCAGCACTCGGCGTGGCTCGGCTGGGGGCTGACGGCGTCCGGTGTCCTCATTGCGGTGCTCGCCCCCGTGACGGGTGCCCGCGCCGACGACACCGGCCGGCGCAAGCGCTGGCTCGGGGTCCACACCGCGATCACGGTCCTCATCTGCGCGGCGATGTTCCTCGTCACCCCGGACCCGACGAGCCTGACCCAGAACCTGCTGCTGGGCATCTTCCTGCTGGCCGCCGGCACGATCTTCTACGAGCTCGCAGCGGTCAACTACAACGCGATGCTCGCCCAGGTCTCGACCCCACGCACGGTCGGGCGGATCAGCGGCCTCGGCTGGGGCGCGGGGTACATCGGGGGGATCGTCCTGCTCCTGGTGCTGTTCGTCGGGTTCATCAACCCGACGGTGGGCTGGTTCGGTGTGACCGGTGCGCACGGTCTGGACATCAGGGTCGCGGTCCTGGTTGCCGCCGTGTGGTTCGGTCTCTTCGCGTTGCCGGTGCTGATCGCAGTGCCCGAGGTGACGCCGTCCGGCAGAGGGACCCGGCTCGGACTGGTCGGGTCGTACCGGCGGCTGGGTCATGACGTGGCTGCGCTGTGGCGCGGGCAGCGGGACACGCTGCGGTTCCTGGTGGCGAGCGCCGTGTACCGCGACGGTCTCGCCGGCGTCTTCACGTTCGGAGCCGTGATCGCGTCGGGGACATTCGGGTTCAGCGCGTCCGGGGTCATCATGTTCGCGATCGCCGCCAACGTCGTCGCTGGGCTCGCGACGTTCGTCGCCGGGTACCTGGACGACAAGGTCGGTCCGAAGGCGATCATCGTGACGTCACTGGTGGGGCTGGTGGTCTCCGGGGTGTGCGTGTTCGTGCTGCACGACGGCGGGCAGCGGGTCTTCTGGGTCTTCGGACTCCTCCTGTGCCTGTTCGTCGGCCCGGCGCAGTCCTCGAGTCGCACGCTGCTCGCCCGGACCATCCCGGCCGGTCGTGAGAGCGAGGTGTTCGGCATGTACGCGACGACCGGACGCGCCGCGGCGTTCATGGCTCCGTTGGCGTTCTCGACCGCCATCGCCCTGTCCGGCGCGCAGTACTGGGGCATCATCGGGATCATGGTTGTGATCCTGCTGGGGCTGGTGCTGGTCCTCCCGGTGCGCTCGGGAGGTCGTCGCGGCACGGACGTGCCTGCGTGA
- a CDS encoding GNAT family N-acetyltransferase — MPGRSRYEARIDGEVVGFAEYERSGELVVFTHTEVEPRAGGKGVGSALVRGALDDVRAGGARRVVPLCPFVRGWIAAHDEYGDLVAAASGAATD; from the coding sequence GTGCCCGGACGGAGTCGCTACGAGGCGCGGATCGACGGCGAGGTCGTCGGCTTCGCAGAGTACGAGCGGTCCGGGGAGCTGGTCGTGTTCACCCACACCGAGGTGGAGCCGCGCGCGGGCGGGAAGGGCGTCGGCTCGGCGCTCGTCCGCGGTGCCCTCGACGACGTGCGGGCAGGAGGCGCGCGTCGCGTCGTCCCACTGTGCCCGTTCGTGCGCGGCTGGATCGCGGCACACGACGAGTACGGCGACCTCGTGGCTGCGGCGTCAGGCGCCGCCACGGACTGA
- a CDS encoding penicillin-binding transpeptidase domain-containing protein: MRTRTIVAATAAAALVIAGAAGGYVYVGHRHEAELDSKAHALFTSYATAWTDGGLDAIAYSGAEPTAVAAGFHATTAALGDVHPTVSVTSMTRHGTSASAELAVSWPVTAGSTWSYSMPVEATDATGTWAIVTTPTASMWVPGIGPDATLVKTRTWGTRGEVLDRNGAPILANGTVYDVEIDPTRASDSTVSALETLVGSSPGSLVAQLDAAKTSGSKAPIPVIAYRESDFLARKAQLDSLIGVIYPKRTQPLAPTSAFARPLLGSYGPVTADIVEKSGGRYVAGDYAGLSGLQAQYDEVLAGTPGIRIATSFAPTTALFEKPPVNGTSVTLTLDLATQTAAENALAGSGSVPSALVAVDVKTGDLLAVANSPSYGIDRALSGTYPPGSTLKVGTTYSLLSKGLSPTTTVTCPPSVTVGGLKVSNYAGESFGSVPFSVDFAQSCNTAFVQLSEKMGNSDVHDAALALGIGAGWDKHLGVPDVAAGSVPVATSTSERAATAFGQAKTLVSPADLAVMVGSVARGSYVEPALVSSPAVAGADRTPHPLDPAVIAQLHDLMRLVVTDGTGQVMKSTPGAPVYGKTGTAEYGTDTPPKTRAWFVGWQGDVAFCVLVEDGESGGAVAAPIAKAFLTTLNG, encoded by the coding sequence ATGCGCACCCGAACCATCGTCGCCGCGACCGCTGCCGCCGCCCTGGTCATCGCGGGGGCGGCAGGGGGATACGTGTACGTCGGGCACCGCCACGAGGCCGAGCTCGACAGCAAGGCGCACGCGCTGTTCACCTCCTACGCCACCGCCTGGACCGACGGAGGTCTGGATGCGATCGCCTACTCCGGCGCCGAGCCGACCGCGGTCGCCGCGGGCTTCCATGCCACGACCGCGGCACTGGGCGACGTCCACCCGACCGTCTCGGTCACGTCCATGACCCGCCACGGCACGTCCGCCTCCGCCGAGCTCGCGGTGTCGTGGCCCGTCACCGCAGGGTCCACCTGGAGCTACTCGATGCCCGTGGAGGCCACGGACGCCACCGGCACCTGGGCCATCGTGACCACACCGACAGCTTCCATGTGGGTTCCCGGCATCGGGCCCGACGCAACGCTCGTGAAGACCCGGACCTGGGGCACCCGTGGCGAGGTCCTCGACCGCAACGGCGCACCGATCCTCGCGAACGGCACCGTGTACGACGTCGAGATCGACCCGACCCGGGCGTCCGACTCGACGGTCTCCGCGCTCGAGACCCTCGTCGGCTCGTCGCCCGGGTCTCTCGTGGCCCAGCTCGACGCGGCCAAGACGTCCGGCTCGAAGGCGCCGATTCCGGTCATCGCCTATCGAGAGTCCGACTTCCTCGCCCGGAAGGCCCAGCTCGACTCCCTCATCGGGGTGATCTACCCGAAGCGGACCCAACCGCTCGCACCGACCTCGGCCTTCGCGCGCCCGCTGCTCGGCTCCTACGGACCCGTGACCGCCGACATCGTGGAGAAGAGCGGCGGACGGTACGTCGCCGGTGACTACGCCGGGCTCAGCGGACTTCAGGCGCAGTACGACGAGGTGCTCGCGGGGACACCAGGCATCAGGATCGCCACGAGCTTCGCGCCGACGACCGCTCTGTTCGAGAAGCCACCCGTGAACGGCACCTCGGTCACGCTCACCCTCGATCTCGCGACCCAGACGGCAGCCGAGAACGCTCTTGCCGGCAGCGGCAGCGTCCCGTCGGCCCTGGTGGCCGTGGACGTCAAGACGGGCGACCTGCTGGCCGTCGCCAACTCGCCGTCGTACGGCATCGACCGAGCGCTCTCCGGGACGTACCCCCCAGGCTCGACGCTCAAGGTCGGCACGACGTATTCGCTGCTCAGCAAGGGTCTCTCCCCCACCACGACGGTCACCTGCCCGCCCTCGGTGACGGTCGGAGGACTCAAGGTCTCCAACTACGCCGGAGAGTCGTTCGGCTCCGTGCCGTTCTCCGTCGACTTCGCGCAGTCCTGCAACACGGCGTTCGTCCAGCTCTCGGAGAAGATGGGCAACTCGGACGTCCACGACGCCGCGCTCGCCCTGGGCATCGGCGCCGGATGGGACAAGCACCTCGGCGTGCCCGACGTCGCGGCCGGGTCGGTCCCGGTGGCCACGTCGACCAGCGAACGCGCCGCCACCGCCTTCGGCCAGGCCAAGACGCTCGTCTCGCCGGCGGACCTCGCCGTGATGGTCGGCTCGGTGGCCCGCGGCAGCTACGTCGAGCCGGCCCTCGTCTCCTCCCCCGCAGTCGCTGGTGCCGACCGGACCCCGCACCCCCTCGACCCGGCCGTGATCGCGCAGCTCCACGACCTGATGCGACTCGTGGTGACCGACGGGACCGGTCAGGTCATGAAGTCGACGCCCGGTGCCCCGGTGTACGGCAAGACCGGGACGGCGGAGTACGGGACCGACACGCCGCCCAAGACCCGCGCGTGGTTCGTCGGGTGGCAGGGCGACGTCGCGTTCTGCGTGCTCGTCGAGGACGGCGAGAGCGGTGGTGCGGTGGCCGCTCCGATCGCCAAGGCCTTCCTCACGACCCTCAACGGCTGA